In Elusimicrobiota bacterium, a genomic segment contains:
- a CDS encoding TM0996/MTH895 family glutaredoxin-like protein: MKKIQILGTGCPKCKKLTEAADQAAHALGIEYVLEKVTDLNQIMNFGVMATPALAVDGVVKVSGRVPGMEELKSILGV, encoded by the coding sequence ATGAAAAAAATTCAAATCTTGGGCACCGGTTGCCCGAAATGTAAGAAGTTGACGGAAGCGGCGGATCAAGCTGCCCACGCGCTGGGGATTGAATACGTCCTGGAAAAAGTGACTGATCTTAATCAGATCATGAACTTCGGGGTGATGGCCACGCCGGCCCTGGCGGTGGACGGTGTGGTAAAGGTGTCGGGCCGAGTGCCGGGAATGGAAGAACTTAAATCCATCTTGGGTGTCTAG
- a CDS encoding arsenate reductase ArsC — protein sequence MDKIKVLFVCIHNSARSQMAEAFLKKYGGDRYAVESAGLEPGKLNPVVVDVMKEVGFDISRNRTKSVFKFYKQGKPYDFVVTVCDESQSERCPLFPGNAKKIHWGFPDPSSFTGSMEEKITKTREVRNQIDAKIKEWVERG from the coding sequence ATGGATAAAATCAAAGTTCTATTCGTTTGCATTCACAATTCGGCTCGAAGCCAGATGGCAGAAGCCTTTTTGAAGAAATACGGCGGTGACCGATATGCGGTGGAAAGCGCGGGACTCGAACCGGGAAAACTCAATCCGGTGGTGGTTGACGTGATGAAAGAGGTCGGGTTTGATATTTCCCGAAACAGGACCAAGAGCGTCTTTAAGTTTTACAAGCAAGGGAAACCTTACGATTTCGTGGTGACCGTTTGTGATGAATCCCAATCAGAGCGCTGTCCCCTATTCCCAGGGAATGCAAAAAAAATTCACTGGGGTTTCCCCGATCCTTCGAGTTTTACAGGATCCATGGAAGAAAAAATAACAAAAACCCGAGAGGTCAGAAACCAAATCGATGCCAAGATCAAAGAGTGGGTAGAACGCGGCTAG